In Mycolicibacterium lutetiense, the sequence GATCTGCGACTGACTCCACCGTGTTGCTGAGGTTCCTTTGCCCTTTGCCAGGAGGTCGGTGATCTCCGTCGTTGGTGCCCACCGGTCGTTTCCTTGGCGGCCCTTGAGGAGGTCGATCAGATCGGCCAGGCATCCGTCCAGTCGTTCACGTTCGGCTTCGCCTTCGGTGACGTGTGGTTGTGCTGCCAGGACCTGAAAGAGTTCCTTGGCGGTAGCGTCACCGAGTCCGCACGGCCGACAGATGTTCACGCTGATGCCGGCCGATGTTGCCTCGGTGATCTCAAAGAGGTCGACGGGTTGATCGGTGCGGCAGATGTTGGACTTCTCGACACCGATGGCGAGACGGTCGTCCTCGGTCCGTAGCGCCATTAGGTTGAGTCGGACAACTTGACGGATCTGCCCGGACAGGCCGACCGCACCACGGGTGCCGTTGAGCGTGTCGCGGTTCGTGTGCCCGAGGGCCAAGACGGCGGCGTGGTGGCGTGCGGCGTACCGCTTCCAGCCGGTGATGACTGGGCGCCATTCTGTGGCCTTCGGGAGGCTGCCGTTGACGTAGGCAGTGGCGTCGGCAAGGCCGTCGATCACCACCAGTGACACCGGAGGCAACTCTTGTTCGGTGAGCCACGCCGGGCCGGGAATGCCCATCTCGAACTCGTCGGCATCTTCGGCGACGTTGAGCATGATGACCTTCGTGAGGTCTACGCCGGCGGCTTCCATGCGCGGCCGCGCGGTGTCCTCCCATCCGTCCTCGGTGATGATGACGACCACGTATTCGCCTGCGCGGGTGCGTTTAGCGACGACGTAGACCCACCAGGTGCTCTTGCCGATGCCCTCCTCACCGAACAGGTAGGTGACATGTCCGCGGGCGAGCTTGTTCTCTTCCAGCCAGTCAACGGGGCGTGATGGCGGTGCCTCGGATGCGAAGATCCATCCGTTCGGCAGTCCGTTCTTCGGCTCCCGCATGGGGATGACGCCTCCTCGGGTTCGTTTGCGTTCTCGGGGCGGCTTGAAGTTTCTAGTCGGCATGTCTTTGGGCGTCGCGCCGGACAGTGCCAGTGACCCTTCTGTCACGCTGATTTCCTCCGGGGGATGTAGGCGCTGCGGCTGTGGTTGCGGATCCGTTGGGCCATCGCGGTCCAGTCGGCGGCTGCGGAGATCTCGCGTGATGCGTCGGCCATCGCGGCCTGGGCGGTCTCTACGCGGAGTACGTGATGATCTCCGGCGACGGCGAGCGCCAGCAGCTTGCGCGGGTCTCCGTCTGCGAGTTCGCACCATGCCGGGGTGCCGGCGATGGGGAGCGGGCCGTAGTTCGCTTGTGCGACAGCGGCGGTGATGAACTCGTGGACGGGCCACCACGAGACTTGTTGGGATGCGGGAGAACCCGCGCCACGGTCGGCGCGGGTCCTCACTGTCTGGTCGGTCAACGGCCGGCCTCCGCGTCGGTAGCTTCGAGCTGGTCGGCGCACCGGTCGATCAGCACTGCCGCCTGCCGCAGATGACCAAGTGCGGCGACGAGGTCACTGACGGCGAACAGCGGCATGGTGGAGGCTTCGCGGAGCGTGGCGTTCAGGTCGTGCCGGACCAGGTCGACCACGTTGACCGCGGTGTCCAGCGCCAGCGCTGCTGTCCGAGCAGACTCTGGAGCAGTCCAGAGCTCGGTTTCCTGGACAGCGGCCAGGATCGACTGCGCGGCCTTGCGGGCCTGGGCGGCTGTCACGGAGTCGCCGCCGAGGTTGAGCCAGATGCGCGGTCCTTCGCCGCCGTCGCGGTCGGTGTCGATACTGCCGTCGGTGAACTGCACGGCGCTGGTGCCGATGATCCCAACGCCGGGGATGCGGCGGTCGACGCCCGAAAGGATCCGGTACGTCCGATCCTCGTCGTGCTGCCAGCCGTCGCAGCAGGTAGTACCAGCGGGCAGCGGTACATCGGTGACGGGTTGTTGTGTCATCATGGGGTTACCTACTTTCTGTTGAGGGTTGGTTTTGACGGCCTCGGGGTGGCAGCCCTGGGGTCGTCGTTCTTTTTGGGGCGCAGATCCTCGCTGTGATCGCTGTCGGGGATCAGGCCCAGGTCGGCGTGGTCGGCTTGCGCCCACATCAGGCAGCGCCTCGCGGGTCGTCGGTGCGCTGCACGGTGTTGGCAGTGATGAAATCGGCGACAGCTTGCTGGGTGTAAAAAACCTTGCGGGAGCCTGTCTTTACGAATTTCGGGCCGTTGCCGCGGTACCTCATCTGGGCCAATCCAGCTTCGGACGTGTGCAGGATTTCGGCGACCTGCTTGCAGGTCAGTGTTTCGAACGGCGTGGTCATGTCTTCCTCCTCTCGGTGGTTTTGGTCAGGCCCGGGTTCTGTTCCCTCGCATCCCCGTCGCTGACGGCTGTCGATGCGGTGTAGGGCCCGCGCTACTGGCCCCGTATCTGCGTCCGTGCCCTGTATGGAGTTGACTTAGATCGGTGTAGCGATGGTTTCAATCTCTACACCGGTGATCATGCGTCATCAACGGTCAAGCTGTCAAGGGCATCGTTGCGGAGATGATTTCCATCGCTTAGCCTGGCGACATGGCAGAGCCGCAGAAGAAGAACCCGTTAGGGCGTACGGGTCGCACCGTTGCAGACAACATCAAGCGACTACGTGGAGACATGCAGTACGTGAAACTGGCAGCAAAATTGGATGAGATCGGCCGGCCGATTCCGACGCTGGGACTGCGCAAGATCGAGAGCTATGAACGCCGCGTAGATGCCGATGATTTGGTGGCTTTGGCTGCGGCGCTTGGGGTTTCACCCGTCACCCTATTGATGCCAGCTGGAGTTGCGGTGGACGACGTGGTGGCAGTCTGCAATGCCGAGTTCAAGGCAGCAACACTATGGGAGTGGCTGATCGCTGAGTGGCCGTTTCCACGCCAGGGCGGTCTGGCCGAGTTCTTCGCCAGGGCGTTGCCATCGTGGAAGCTGGCAGAGGTTGAGCGCCGTATAGCCAATCGGCACGGCGGTGAGTCGGTCCAAGATCTCGACAGACCCGTTACGGTCCTCCTAGAAGGTCCTTCGTATGGCGACGATTGAGAAGTACGAAACTGATTCTGGTGCAACGCGTTACTGCGTTCGCTACCGCACGCCAGACCGACGCCAAACCCGTAAGCGTGGGTTCACCACCAAGCGGGACGCCGAGGCATGGGCGAACCAGCTCGAGGTGGACAAGCGGCGCGGTGCGTACGTGGCGCCGGCGGCCGGCCGCGTGACGCTGGGGGAGTATGCGCGGGAGTGGTTGGAGTCCAAGCACAAGCTGAAGCCGTCGACCCGGGCCCGGTACAAGATCGTGGTCGAGGGAGAGCTGGCGAAGCGCGGCCGGATCGCGCTCGGTGACATCACGCGCCGGTGGGTGCGGGAGTGGGTTGCCGATCTGAGTGTCGATCTGGCGCCGGCATCGGTGCACAAGACGGTCGGGGTGCTTCGCCAGGTGCTCGCGATGGCGGTTGCCGAGAATCGGCTGGCATTGAATCCTGTGGACGGCGTGGAGCTGCCGCCTGTGACGTCTACCGAGCAGCGGTTCCTGACATTGGAGCAGTTGCACGCGCTGGCTGACGCTGCCGGGGATCATCGGCCGCTGGTGTACGTGCTGGGGACGTGTGGGCTGCGGTTCGGGGAAGTGGCCGAACTCCGCTGGCGCGACGTCGACCTTGATCGGCTGACGATCCGCCTCACGCGCTCAGTGACGCTCGTCGACGGGTCGTTCGAGATCGGCACAACCAAGAGCGTCAAGGGCCGCACAGTGAGCCTCCCAGCGTTCGTCGCGGACCTTTTCATCCGATCCAGTAAAAAGGTCGATCCGGATGCGCTGGTGTTCCCCGACTCCGAGGGTGGCCACATGCGCGGCAGCAATGTGCGGCGCCGGTGGTGGTCTGATGCCGTGGCAGCGGCCGGCCTGTTCCCGCGCACCGAACGCAACGGGGCCGGGGAAGACGTCACTGTGTACAACTTCAAGATCCACGAGCTACGGCACACCGCGGCGTCTCTGGCGATCCAGGCCGGCGCGAATATCAAGGCGCTGCAGAACATGCTGGGACACGAGTCCGCGGGGCTGACGCTGGACCGCTATGGCCACCTGTACGGGTCCGATGTTGAGGCGGTAGGTATCGCGATCAATCAGCTTTTAACTCGAAAGTGTGTCCAAGGTGTGTCCACCAACGAGAAGAGCGGCCCCGGTAGCTAACACCGGAACCGCTCTGACCTGCTGATTTATTTGTGGAGCCTAGGAGATTCGAACTCCTGACATCTGCCTTGCAAAGGCAGCGCTCTACCAACTGAGCTAAGGCCCCTCATTTGGCCGAGGTGGCGCATCTGCCAAGTCATGCCAAACTTCTTCACCGTGTCGTGTTCGCCATACGATCACCGCGGCGGCTGCGATGCCGGCAACGAGCAAGAACCGCATGGCACAACCTCTCGATGATCACCGGTTACACCGGGTGTCGTGGGCCTAGGAGGACTCGAACCTCCGACCTCTTCGTTATCAGCGAAGCGCTCTAACCACCTGAGCTATAGGCCCGAATATTGGGATCGACCGAGCGCCGAGATTACCGCACGGGAGTGCAGAGTCCCAAATCAATCCCTGTCAGCCAGTGTGACCTCGACGCCGCCGACCAGATCGGTTGTCAGGTTGTAGATGAAAGCTCCGATGGTCGCCAACGCACACAGCACGACGATGTTCACCAGGCCGACGAGCGCGGACCCGCCGAAGATCGTTCCACTGGACACCAATTCGCCTCCTGAGGCGCCGCTGGCGCTGGTCAGGAGGTCGCCGACATTGCTGTTGAGCTTGCTCCACACACCCATGGCGCCGAGGACCAGGTAGAGGAATGCCACCGCGATCATCCACACGAAGAACAGCACCACCGACAGCACCAGTGAGACCTTGAGCACAGTCCACGGGTCGACCCGGCGGATCTGCATGCTGGCCCGGACGGGGCCCTGATGCGATCCGCGGTTGGCCACCTGGATCCGGGTGGTCGGGCTGTTGCTCGAGCTCCTGGCCGCCGCCGCGTCAGCGGCCGTCTTGCGTTGCGGGGCACGCGCGGCCGGCCCGGACAGATCCGGGATCTCGCTCGCATAGGCCTCGGGCCGCACCGGTTCGTTGCGTGGGGCCGACGGCGCAGACGGGGCCGGGCGTGCCGGCCGGGCGGACTGCTCGGTGTCCTTCGTCTCCGTGCCGGAGACGAAGCGCTGCAGCCGGGCTTCCACGCCGGGGGAGTGGGCGCCCGGCGGGCGGGCACCTTCCTCGCGCGTGTCGGCCGACTGCGGCGAGGTCCGGGGGGTGCCCCGCTGCCACGGCGGCACCTCACCGGTCTCGGTGATCTGACCGCCGGAAGCGCGGGCCTGCGTCCCCGCCGTCTTGCTCGCCGGCGGTTTCGCCTCGGCCCCTGCGGCCCCGGCACCTGCGGCCCCGGCACCTGAGCCGTTGGAACTGCCGGACCGGTCGCCCGCTCGCGGGTGCCCCGGCTCGTTCGGTGAACTCACCTAACAGCTCCTTAGCTCAGGCCGGGGTCCTGGTTGGGCCTCGGCGCCAGCGTCACTCTTCGTCGGACTCAGCCTCATCTTGTTCCGAGTCCTCCTCGGCGTTGCGCGCAATCGCAATCAGTGTGTCGCCCTCGCCCAGGTTCATCAAGCGAACGCCCTTGGTCTGGCGCCCGGCCTTGCGAACCTGACGTGCGGCGGTCCGGATGACTCCGCCACCGGAAGTGATGGCGTACAGCTCCGTGTCGTCGTCGACGATGAGCGCTCCGACCAGACTGCCACGTTTGCGGTCGTACTGGATCGTCAGGATGCCCTTGCCGCCGCGGCCCTGGACCGTGTACTCGTCGATCGCGGTCCGTTTGGCATAGCCACCCGCGGTTGCGACCAGTAGGTACGTGTCCGGTTGAACCACATTGAGGGACAGCAGCCGGTCATCCTCGTTGAACCGCATACCCTGCACGCCCGAGGTCGCACGACCCATCGGCCGCAGCGCCTCGTCAGTTGCCGAGAAGCGGATCGACTGGCCGTTGGCGCTCACCAACAGCAGATCGTCCTCGGCCGAGCACAGCACCGCACCGACCAGTTCGTCACCGTCACGCAGGTTGACCGCCACGATGCCGCCGGAGCGGTTCGAGTCGAAGTCGACCAGCCTCGACTTCTTCACCAGACCGTTGCGGGTGGCCAGCACCAGGTACGGCGCATCCTCGTAGCTCTTGATCTGGATGACCTGGGCGATGCGCTCCTCCGGCTGGAAGGCCAGCAGGTTCGCCACATGCTGACCGCGCGCGGTGCGCGAAGTTTCCGGCAACTCGTAGGCCTTGGCCCGGTACACCCGGCCCTGCGTGGTGAAGAACAGGATCCAGTCGTGGGTGGAGCAGACGAAGAAGTGGTTGACGATGTCGTCGGCCTTGAGCCCCGCGCCCTGCACACCCTTGCCGCCGCGTTTCTGGCTGCGGTACAGGTCGGTCTTGGTGCGCTTGGCATACCCGGTCTCGGTGATCGTGACGACCACGTCCTCACGAGCAATCAGATCCTCGTCGCTGACCTCTCCGTCGGCCGGCATGATGCGGGTCCGACGGTCATCGCCATGCTTTTCGACGATCTCGGCCAGCTCGTCGCGGACGATCGCCCGCTGTCGTTCCGGTTTGGCCAGAATGTCTTCGAGGTCGGCGATCTCGGCTTCGATCTTGGCCAGATCGTCGACGATCTTCTGCCGCTCGAGGGCAGCCAACCGGCGCAGCTGCATGTCCAGGATCGCCTGGGCCTGGATTTCGTCGATGTCGAGCAGCTCGATCAGTCCGGCTCGGGCGATCTCGACGGTCTGCGACGCCCGGATCAGGGCGATCACCTCGTCGAGCGCGTCGAGTGCCTTGACCAGACCGCGCAGGATGTGGGCCCGCTCGTTGGCCTTCCGCAACCGGTACCGGGTACGACGCACGATGACGTCGAGTTGATGTGCGACGTAATGCCGGATCATCTGGTCGAGCCGCAGCGTGCGCGGCACCCCATCGACGATCGACAGCATGTTGGCGCCGAAGCTGGTCTGCAGCTGGGTGTGCTTGTAGAGGTTGTTCAGCACCACCTTGGCGACGGCATCGCGCTTGAGCTCCACCACAATTCGCAGACCGACGCGGTCGCTGGACTGGTCCTCGATGTTGGAGATGCCGGCCAGCTTGCCGTCGCGCACCTGCTCGGCGATCGAGGTGATGAAGTTGTCGTGGTTGACCTGGTACGGCAGCTCGGTGATGACGATGCCGGTACGGCCCCGGCTGTCCTCTTCGATCTCGACCACACCGCGCATCCGGATGGAACCGCGGCCGGTGGTGTAGGCGTCGTGGATGCCCTGGGATCCGACGATCAAGCCGTGGGTGGGGAAGTCGGGACCCTTGACCCGCTCACACATCGCGGCCAGCGTGGCCTCTTCGTCGGCCTCGTGGTTCTCCAGGCACCAGTACACCGCCTCGGCCAACTCCCGCAGGTTGTGCGGCGGGATGTTGGTGGCCATACCGACGGCGATACCGCCCGAGCCATTGGCCAGCAGGTTGGGGAACCGGCTCGGCAGCACCGTGGGTTCCTGAACCCGGCCGTCGTAGTTGGGGATGAATTCGACTGTCTCCTCGTCGATTTCACGCAACATCTCCATGGCCAGCGGCGTCAGCCGGGCCTCGGTGTACCGCATGGCCGCCGCGGGATCGTTACCCGGCGAACCGAAGTTGCCCTGGCCGTCGACCAGTGGATAACGCAGCGACCAGGGCTGGGCCATCCGGACCAGGGTGTCGTAGATCGAGGAGTCACCGTGGGGGTGGTAGTTGCCCATCGTCTCGGCAACCGAACGCGCCGACTTGGCGTGGCTGCGGTCCGGCCGGAAGCCGGAGTCGTACATGGCATAGAGCACGCGGCGGTGCACGGGCTTGAGGCCGTCGCGCACCTCCGGCAGGGCGCGGCCGACGATCACGCTCATGGCGTAGTCGATGTAGCTGCGCTGCATCTCGTGCTGAATATCGACCGGTTCGATGCGGTCAGAGGTTTCGTCGCCGGGTGGC encodes:
- a CDS encoding helix-turn-helix transcriptional regulator, with protein sequence MTTPFETLTCKQVAEILHTSEAGLAQMRYRGNGPKFVKTGSRKVFYTQQAVADFITANTVQRTDDPRGAA
- a CDS encoding tyrosine-type recombinase/integrase; translated protein: MATIEKYETDSGATRYCVRYRTPDRRQTRKRGFTTKRDAEAWANQLEVDKRRGAYVAPAAGRVTLGEYAREWLESKHKLKPSTRARYKIVVEGELAKRGRIALGDITRRWVREWVADLSVDLAPASVHKTVGVLRQVLAMAVAENRLALNPVDGVELPPVTSTEQRFLTLEQLHALADAAGDHRPLVYVLGTCGLRFGEVAELRWRDVDLDRLTIRLTRSVTLVDGSFEIGTTKSVKGRTVSLPAFVADLFIRSSKKVDPDALVFPDSEGGHMRGSNVRRRWWSDAVAAAGLFPRTERNGAGEDVTVYNFKIHELRHTAASLAIQAGANIKALQNMLGHESAGLTLDRYGHLYGSDVEAVGIAINQLLTRKCVQGVSTNEKSGPGS
- a CDS encoding XRE family transcriptional regulator → MAEPQKKNPLGRTGRTVADNIKRLRGDMQYVKLAAKLDEIGRPIPTLGLRKIESYERRVDADDLVALAAALGVSPVTLLMPAGVAVDDVVAVCNAEFKAATLWEWLIAEWPFPRQGGLAEFFARALPSWKLAEVERRIANRHGGESVQDLDRPVTVLLEGPSYGDD
- a CDS encoding AAA family ATPase; the encoded protein is MTEGSLALSGATPKDMPTRNFKPPRERKRTRGGVIPMREPKNGLPNGWIFASEAPPSRPVDWLEENKLARGHVTYLFGEEGIGKSTWWVYVVAKRTRAGEYVVVIITEDGWEDTARPRMEAAGVDLTKVIMLNVAEDADEFEMGIPGPAWLTEQELPPVSLVVIDGLADATAYVNGSLPKATEWRPVITGWKRYAARHHAAVLALGHTNRDTLNGTRGAVGLSGQIRQVVRLNLMALRTEDDRLAIGVEKSNICRTDQPVDLFEITEATSAGISVNICRPCGLGDATAKELFQVLAAQPHVTEGEAERERLDGCLADLIDLLKGRQGNDRWAPTTEITDLLAKGKGTSATRWSQSQIDRARTRAIKENHIETDHPKVPGPHYWRARLRDWD
- the gyrA gene encoding DNA gyrase subunit A, with translation MTDTTLPPGDETSDRIEPVDIQHEMQRSYIDYAMSVIVGRALPEVRDGLKPVHRRVLYAMYDSGFRPDRSHAKSARSVAETMGNYHPHGDSSIYDTLVRMAQPWSLRYPLVDGQGNFGSPGNDPAAAMRYTEARLTPLAMEMLREIDEETVEFIPNYDGRVQEPTVLPSRFPNLLANGSGGIAVGMATNIPPHNLRELAEAVYWCLENHEADEEATLAAMCERVKGPDFPTHGLIVGSQGIHDAYTTGRGSIRMRGVVEIEEDSRGRTGIVITELPYQVNHDNFITSIAEQVRDGKLAGISNIEDQSSDRVGLRIVVELKRDAVAKVVLNNLYKHTQLQTSFGANMLSIVDGVPRTLRLDQMIRHYVAHQLDVIVRRTRYRLRKANERAHILRGLVKALDALDEVIALIRASQTVEIARAGLIELLDIDEIQAQAILDMQLRRLAALERQKIVDDLAKIEAEIADLEDILAKPERQRAIVRDELAEIVEKHGDDRRTRIMPADGEVSDEDLIAREDVVVTITETGYAKRTKTDLYRSQKRGGKGVQGAGLKADDIVNHFFVCSTHDWILFFTTQGRVYRAKAYELPETSRTARGQHVANLLAFQPEERIAQVIQIKSYEDAPYLVLATRNGLVKKSRLVDFDSNRSGGIVAVNLRDGDELVGAVLCSAEDDLLLVSANGQSIRFSATDEALRPMGRATSGVQGMRFNEDDRLLSLNVVQPDTYLLVATAGGYAKRTAIDEYTVQGRGGKGILTIQYDRKRGSLVGALIVDDDTELYAITSGGGVIRTAARQVRKAGRQTKGVRLMNLGEGDTLIAIARNAEEDSEQDEAESDEE
- a CDS encoding DUF2742 domain-containing protein, with product MTDQTVRTRADRGAGSPASQQVSWWPVHEFITAAVAQANYGPLPIAGTPAWCELADGDPRKLLALAVAGDHHVLRVETAQAAMADASREISAAADWTAMAQRIRNHSRSAYIPRRKSA
- a CDS encoding DUF3566 domain-containing protein, yielding MSSPNEPGHPRAGDRSGSSNGSGAGAAGAGAAGAEAKPPASKTAGTQARASGGQITETGEVPPWQRGTPRTSPQSADTREEGARPPGAHSPGVEARLQRFVSGTETKDTEQSARPARPAPSAPSAPRNEPVRPEAYASEIPDLSGPAARAPQRKTAADAAAARSSSNSPTTRIQVANRGSHQGPVRASMQIRRVDPWTVLKVSLVLSVVLFFVWMIAVAFLYLVLGAMGVWSKLNSNVGDLLTSASGASGGELVSSGTIFGGSALVGLVNIVVLCALATIGAFIYNLTTDLVGGVEVTLADRD